A stretch of the Aegilops tauschii subsp. strangulata cultivar AL8/78 chromosome 4, Aet v6.0, whole genome shotgun sequence genome encodes the following:
- the LOC109757788 gene encoding uncharacterized protein isoform X1, which yields MALLFFDLSLLPSPNPNSRLLAAARALELGYAAVALDHPHRGLLADADRCHTAPFPALSSLPLPPSASLHRSRNGSPASEPFRQYTRITLSLDSAAAAASALAPSAARLLRTYDIVAARPLTQAALDHLCQSATEIDVISIDFSHKLPFRLKLPMIKLALQRGIHFEIAYSPLIDDVNSRRQVLAEAKLLVDWTKGKNLIISSAAHNANEIRGPYDVINLCAFLLGLSMERAKAAMSVNCRLLISKATRKKHFYKETIRIDRLLPNEQLNSTKYKVGDWIGLDPISFKGDLQTLQTNLEPSPNKDELPVSPMNLRTKVLCQKRHDADVSLFADRLEQSTDDSEIPVETQEETLQANRGEAHSGSVHTIKVNPENNEIVMAGSVQACFASSVDQKCIEEHVEFVEDAMELDSTELCTLNLISGDSTPLSSDVKLPCSSLPQSMELFHTSLENKGPGQPSEIVDHTNTCANHGSIRTSGEREEQAPLDHEIVSWSDVCLEGKRLDIPDDVPVNSETHRDAAESLGCSTGGRDDETPLNLTVPLSTDLCEDIVLPAHQVEQNVDEDVENTESYKVEPVYRNAIRMISVENTLSGQDITSAAVVYDKGSSDGTWANNELEEQNLKKPDASLEKDVAKIDEGSPNYDHADDKVDISTARSEKRRQKLLLHGPSYIPFLGFLKPVSFKKKVCKVRGLVKSLYHIVCLKCAG from the exons ATGGCGCTCCTCTTCTTCGACCTCAGCCTCCTCCCATCCCCCAACCCCAACTCCCGCCTTCTCGCCGCCGCACGAGCCCTCGAGCTAGGCTACGCTGCCGTTGCCCTCGACCACCCGCACCGCGGCCTACTCGCCGACGCCGACCGCTGCCACACCGCTCCCTTCCCCGCCTTGTCTTCCCTCCCGCTCCCCCCCTCCGCCTCCCTCCACCGGTCCCGCAATGGATCCCCTGCCTCCGAGCCCTTCCGCCAGTACACGCGCATCACCCTCTCCCtcgactccgccgccgccgccgcgtccgcGCTTGCcccctccgccgcccgcctcctcCGCACGTACGACATCGTCGCGGCGCGCCCTCTCACCCAGGCCGCGCTCGACCACCTCTGCCAGTCCGCCACAGAGATTGATGTCATCTCCATCGACTTCTCTCACAAACTGCCATTCCGTCTCAAGCTCCCAATGATCAAGCTTGCACTACAG AGGGGGATACACTTTGAGATTGCATACTCTCCCCTCATCGACGATGTCAATTCAAGGAGACAAGTCCTGGCCGAAGCCAAG CTGTTGGTGGACTGGACTAAAGGAAAGAATCTCATCATTTCAAGTGCTGCTCATAATGCTAATGAAATTAGAGGCCCCTATGATGTCATAAATTTATGTGCATTTTTGCTTGGTCTTTCTATGGAGCGAGCCAAAGCTGCTATGTCCGTAAACTGCAG GTTGCTTATTTCCAAGGCTACGAGGAAGAAACATTTCTACAAAGAGACAATTAGAATTGATAGACTGTTACCAAATGAGCAACTAAATTCAACAAAGTATAAGGTTGGTGACTGGATTGGTTTGGATCCTATATCTTTTAAAGGTGATCTACAAACTTTGCAGACAAATCTAGAACCTTCTCCCAACAAAGATGAACTACCTGTTTCACCCATGAATTTGCGCACCAAAGTGTTGTGTCAAAAACGTCACGATGCTGATGTGTCTCTCTTTGCCGACCGATTAGAGCAGTCTACTGATGATAGTGAAATTCCAGTTGAAACTCAAGAGGAAACCTTACAGGCTAACAGAGGTGAAGCTCACAGTGGCTCTGTTCACACCATCAAGGTTAACCCTGAAAACAATGAAATTGTTATGGCTGGCAGTGTGCAGGCTTGTTTTGCCTCTTCTGTTGACCAGAAATGTATTGAGGAGCATGTTGAATTTGTTGAGGATGCAATGGAATTAGATTCTACAGAATTGTGCACATTAAACCTCATTTCAGGTGACAGTACTCCTTTATCCTCCGATGTTAAGTTACCATGTTCTTCTCTTCCCCAGAGTATGGAGCTTTTTCACACTAGTCTTGAGAACAAGGGTCCTGGCCAACCTAGTGAAATCGTAGATCATACTAATACTTGTGCAAATCATGGGTCTATCCGCACATCTGGTGAGAGGGAGGAACAGGCACCTCTGGATCATGAAATTGTTTCATGGTCTGATGTTTGCCTCGAGGGTAAGCGCTTGGACATACCTGATGATGTTCCAGTTAACTCGGAGACTCACAGAGATGCTGCGGAATCATTGGGGTGCTCAACTGGTGGGCGAGATGATGAGACGCCATTAAATCTTACAGTTCCGTTGAGTACTGATTTATGCGAAGACATTGTACTGCCAGCTCATCAAGTAGAGCAAAATGTGGATGAAGACGTCGAAAATACTGAGAGTTAtaaggtggaaccggtttacagaaatgcaataagaatgatttCAGTGGAAAATACTCTCAGCGGTCAAGATATCACTTCAGCTGCTGTTGTTTATGATAAGGGGTCCAGTGACGGAACTTGGGCAAATAATGAATTGGAAGAACAAAATTTAAAGAAACCTGATGCTTCTTTAGAGAAAGATGTTGCTAAAATAGATGAGGGGTCACCAAATTATGATCATGCAGATGATAAGGTGGATATATCTACAGCTAGATCAG AAAAGCGAAGACAAAAACTATTGTTGCACGGCCCCTCGTATATTCCTTTCTTGGGCTTTCTTAAGCCTGTGTCCTTCAAGAAGAAAGTATGCAAAGTAAGAGGCCTGGTCAAAtctttatatcatattgtttgccTAAAATGTGCTGGCTAA
- the LOC109757782 gene encoding THO complex subunit 4A, which produces MADTLDMSLDDIITKNKHHHRRGRHNPASAASGGSAHPRRRFRSRAAARAVTAPYHQLSLPQQVPPAFGYVAQPMAMVTAPSALDSPTKLYISNLDYNVSNEDIKELFSEMGEIQRYSINYDKSGRSKGTAEVVFSARSSAVAALKKYNNVHLDGKPMKIEVIGTNIEAPAPIPAIFALAPPPGNFSFPSKSGPGMGVSGRGWSRGGGGFSGRSGGGFGGRGAGGFGGRGRGRTDRGRGKGGGGNLELSAADLDADLDKYHSAAMQIS; this is translated from the exons ATGGCGGACACCCTCGACATGTCGCTCGACGACATCATCACCAAGAACAAGCACCACCACCGCCGTGGCCGCCACAACCCAGCGTCCGCCGCCTCGGGAGGATCCGCGCACCCACGCCGCCGCTTCCGCAGCCGCGCCGCTGCCCGCGCCGTCACCGCGCCCTACCACCAACTCAGCCTCCCGCAACAG GTACCGCCGGCTTTCGGATATGTTGCCCAGCCGATGGCCATGGTGACGGCGCCGTCTGCCTTGGACTCGCCCACCAAGCTCTACATCTCCAACCTCGACTACAACGTCTCCAACGAGGATATCAAG GAACTGTTTTCTGAGATGGGTGAAATCCAGCGCTACTCCATTAACTATGACAAGAGTGGAAGATCAAAG GGAACTGCAGAGGTTGTATTTTCAGCAAGATCGTCTGCCGTAGCTGCTCTTAAGAAGTACAACAACGTGCATCTTGATGGCAAACCTATGAAAATTGAAGTCATTGGGACAAACATTGAGGCACCTGCACCCATACCTGCTATTTTCGCTTTGGCTCCACCGCCTGGAAACTTCAGTTTTCCTTCCAAAAG TGGACCTGGAATGGGTGTTAGCGGTCGAGGATGGTCTCGTGGCGGAGGTGGCTTCAGTGGTCGCAGCGGCGGTGGGTTTGGTGGTCGTGGCGCAGGTGGGTTCGGTGGTCGTGGCCGAGGGCGTACGGACCGTGGGCGAGGGAAGGGAGGGGGTGGCAACCTGGAACTTTCTGCTGCAGATCTCGACGCCGACTTGGACAAGTACCACTCGGCTGCAATGCAAATCAGCTAA
- the LOC109757788 gene encoding uncharacterized protein isoform X2, whose translation MALLFFDLSLLPSPNPNSRLLAAARALELGYAAVALDHPHRGLLADADRCHTAPFPALSSLPLPPSASLHRSRNGSPASEPFRQYTRITLSLDSAAAAASALAPSAARLLRTYDIVAARPLTQAALDHLCQSATEIDVISIDFSHKLPFRLKLPMIKLALQRGIHFEIAYSPLIDDVNSRRQVLAEAKLLVDWTKGKNLIISSAAHNANEIRGPYDVINLCAFLLGLSMERAKAAMSVNCRLLISKATRKKHFYKETIRIDRLLPNEQLNSTKYKVGDWIGLDPISFKGDLQTLQTNLEPSPNKDELPVSPMNLRTKVLCQKRHDADVSLFADRLEQSTDDSEIPVETQEETLQANRGEAHSGSVHTIKVNPENNEIVMAGSVQACFASSVDQKCIEEHVEFVEDAMELDSTELCTLNLISGDSTPLSSDVKLPCSSLPQSMELFHTSLENKGPGQPSEIVDHTNTCANHGSIRTSGEREEQAPLDHEIVSWSDVCLEGKRLDIPDDVPVNSETHRDAAESLGCSTGGRDDETPLNLTVPLSTDLCEDIVLPAHQVEQNVDEDVENTESYKVEPVYRNAIRMISVENTLSGQDITSAAVVYDKGSSDGTWANNELEEQNLKKPDASLEKDVAKIDEGSPNYDHADDKVDISTARSEKRRQKLLLHGPSYIPFLGFLKPVSFKKKVCKVVSRRKS comes from the exons ATGGCGCTCCTCTTCTTCGACCTCAGCCTCCTCCCATCCCCCAACCCCAACTCCCGCCTTCTCGCCGCCGCACGAGCCCTCGAGCTAGGCTACGCTGCCGTTGCCCTCGACCACCCGCACCGCGGCCTACTCGCCGACGCCGACCGCTGCCACACCGCTCCCTTCCCCGCCTTGTCTTCCCTCCCGCTCCCCCCCTCCGCCTCCCTCCACCGGTCCCGCAATGGATCCCCTGCCTCCGAGCCCTTCCGCCAGTACACGCGCATCACCCTCTCCCtcgactccgccgccgccgccgcgtccgcGCTTGCcccctccgccgcccgcctcctcCGCACGTACGACATCGTCGCGGCGCGCCCTCTCACCCAGGCCGCGCTCGACCACCTCTGCCAGTCCGCCACAGAGATTGATGTCATCTCCATCGACTTCTCTCACAAACTGCCATTCCGTCTCAAGCTCCCAATGATCAAGCTTGCACTACAG AGGGGGATACACTTTGAGATTGCATACTCTCCCCTCATCGACGATGTCAATTCAAGGAGACAAGTCCTGGCCGAAGCCAAG CTGTTGGTGGACTGGACTAAAGGAAAGAATCTCATCATTTCAAGTGCTGCTCATAATGCTAATGAAATTAGAGGCCCCTATGATGTCATAAATTTATGTGCATTTTTGCTTGGTCTTTCTATGGAGCGAGCCAAAGCTGCTATGTCCGTAAACTGCAG GTTGCTTATTTCCAAGGCTACGAGGAAGAAACATTTCTACAAAGAGACAATTAGAATTGATAGACTGTTACCAAATGAGCAACTAAATTCAACAAAGTATAAGGTTGGTGACTGGATTGGTTTGGATCCTATATCTTTTAAAGGTGATCTACAAACTTTGCAGACAAATCTAGAACCTTCTCCCAACAAAGATGAACTACCTGTTTCACCCATGAATTTGCGCACCAAAGTGTTGTGTCAAAAACGTCACGATGCTGATGTGTCTCTCTTTGCCGACCGATTAGAGCAGTCTACTGATGATAGTGAAATTCCAGTTGAAACTCAAGAGGAAACCTTACAGGCTAACAGAGGTGAAGCTCACAGTGGCTCTGTTCACACCATCAAGGTTAACCCTGAAAACAATGAAATTGTTATGGCTGGCAGTGTGCAGGCTTGTTTTGCCTCTTCTGTTGACCAGAAATGTATTGAGGAGCATGTTGAATTTGTTGAGGATGCAATGGAATTAGATTCTACAGAATTGTGCACATTAAACCTCATTTCAGGTGACAGTACTCCTTTATCCTCCGATGTTAAGTTACCATGTTCTTCTCTTCCCCAGAGTATGGAGCTTTTTCACACTAGTCTTGAGAACAAGGGTCCTGGCCAACCTAGTGAAATCGTAGATCATACTAATACTTGTGCAAATCATGGGTCTATCCGCACATCTGGTGAGAGGGAGGAACAGGCACCTCTGGATCATGAAATTGTTTCATGGTCTGATGTTTGCCTCGAGGGTAAGCGCTTGGACATACCTGATGATGTTCCAGTTAACTCGGAGACTCACAGAGATGCTGCGGAATCATTGGGGTGCTCAACTGGTGGGCGAGATGATGAGACGCCATTAAATCTTACAGTTCCGTTGAGTACTGATTTATGCGAAGACATTGTACTGCCAGCTCATCAAGTAGAGCAAAATGTGGATGAAGACGTCGAAAATACTGAGAGTTAtaaggtggaaccggtttacagaaatgcaataagaatgatttCAGTGGAAAATACTCTCAGCGGTCAAGATATCACTTCAGCTGCTGTTGTTTATGATAAGGGGTCCAGTGACGGAACTTGGGCAAATAATGAATTGGAAGAACAAAATTTAAAGAAACCTGATGCTTCTTTAGAGAAAGATGTTGCTAAAATAGATGAGGGGTCACCAAATTATGATCATGCAGATGATAAGGTGGATATATCTACAGCTAGATCAG AAAAGCGAAGACAAAAACTATTGTTGCACGGCCCCTCGTATATTCCTTTCTTGGGCTTTCTTAAGCCTGTGTCCTTCAAGAAGAAAGTATGCAAA GTCGTATCTAGAAGAAAATCATAA
- the LOC109757781 gene encoding caffeoylshikimate esterase has protein sequence MTKLSSSNVDDGYEYEEEYINNARGMNLFTCRWLPANARPIKALVFMCHGYAVECSVTMRGTGVRLAQAGYAVYGMDYEGHGKSDGLRGYVPSFDVLLGDCDAYFTAVVVANQSPQLPRFLLGESMGGAVALLLHRARPSYWAGAVLVAPMCKITEEMKPHPAVIKVLELVTRFIPTWKVVPTRNVIGAAYRTQAKRDEIRRNPYCYKGRPRLKTAHELLRASLRVESEVLTQVTLPFLVVHGGGDRVTDPSVSQLLCREAPSTDKTLKLYPGMWHALTSGELPENIDKVFIDIIAWLDHRSGPPATAPERDD, from the exons ATGACCAAGCTCAGCAGCAGCAACGTTGACGATGGCTACGAGTACGAGGAAGAATACATCAACAACGCGCGCGGGATGAATCTCTTCACCTGCCGATGGCTCCCCGCTAATGCCAGACCAATCAAGGCCCTCGTCTTCATGTGCCACG GTTACGCGGTGGAGTGCAGCGTGACGATGCGCGGCACCGGGGTTCGGCTGGCGCAGGCCGGCTACGCCGTCTACGGCATGGACTACGAGGGCCACGGCAAGTCGGACGGCCTCAGGGGCTACGTCCCCTCCTTCGACGTCCTCCTCGGCGACTGCGACGCCTACTtcaccgccgtcgtcgtcgccaaCCAATCTCCTCAGCTGCCTCGGTTCCTGCTGGGCGAGTCCATGGGCGGCGCGGTGGCGCTGCTGCTCCACCGGGCGCGGCCGTCCTACTGGGCGGGCGCCGTGCTGGTGGCGCCCATGTGCAAGATCACGGAGGAGATGAAGCCGCACCCGGCGGTGATCAAGGTGCTGGAGCTCGTGACCAGGTTCATCCCGACGTGGAAGGTGGTGCCCACCAGGAACGTCATCGGCGCCGCCTACCGGACGCAGGCCAAGCGCGACGAGATCCGCCGCAACCCCTACTGCTACAAGGGCCGGCCGCGGCTCAAGACGGCGCACGAGCTCCTCCGGGCCAGCCTCCGCGTGGAGAGCGAGGTGCTCACGCAGGTGACGCTGCCCTTCCTCGTCGTGCACGGGGGAGGGGACAGGGTCACGGACCCCTCCGTCAGCCAGCTCCTCTGCCGGGAGGCGCCCAGCACGGACAAGACGCTCAAGCTCTACCCCGGCATGTGGCACGCCCTCACCTCCGGCGAGCTGCCAGAGAACATCGACAAGGTCTTCATCGATATCATCGCATGGCTCGATCACAGGTCCGGTCCGCCTGCGACCGCGCCCGAGAGGGACGACTGA